The stretch of DNA TCGAACATTGTCAAATCGAGCGTCGAGACCCATCATAAAATCTCTTGCTCGTCTTGCGTCCATTATTGTTTCCCAATCACACTGGCACGGACTGCAGAAGCAGGAAGGGAGAGGATCAAACTCGAGAATATCGTCCTAAATCCGTGTCATTCGGCCATAGTAAGACATAAGGGATTCTGTTGCACCTTATCGACAAGCGATAAGGTCAGCCTGTAATTGGTAGACCCGAGGGTCATTCCCTTGGCAAAATCGATTTTTGATATCGACCCAAAGCAGTTTAGGCTCGGGACGCGATGAAATCTGTCGTCGTACTGAAATTTCCATGGAATTAAATATCCATGCTGTGACAAGAGCATTTGTAGCGCGCCATTGTTTGTAAGACGCATCTGTTTCTGCTGGTTTTGTTATTGTTCCGTCGATGTATCCTTCCTTTCCTTTGGCCATAATAGCCAAGAGGAAAGCACGGGACCAATCGTCGTAGTTGGCTCCATTGAAGGGTACCTGAGAAATACTCTGACCCGGATTTTCAACCTGAATTAGGGAATAATTGGTAGTGTTTGTAGCAGCGGAAGAGGTTGGGATCAAATCGTTTGTCATTGTTTATAATTgatgaatgaaaaaaaatgaatatGGTGGAGATCAATCCCtactctgataccatgatagaacgTAACTTGGGAATGATTAACTGTATCTTATTATTATGAATTGAAATTGTGTATATTACAATCTGCCTTTGCCTATTTATACAATAactatatatacataaatatggaAAAGATATGGAAAACATATACATATATGGCAAGGATATGTGCAGGGAACATATTTACGCAAAGATGGAAGGGATTTGATATTGAGCATCAATTGTGCAACGGTTGGCTGTGATAGAATATAGCCTTCGAAATATAGTTGTTGCTTGTTAATAAAGATCATTGCAAATAATAAAATTCTTAATAATAACAAGAGAGAAAATAAATACTTGATATTGTGATTAGGAAGGAAAGGATGATGTTGGGTGAATACTTGATATTCCGGGTgtgattccggagcaggatttgtttaccacgtaagcttgatgaatgacgtcttcgcttgactcttcctttcggtctctcctgaaacaatgaacaaactgagggctcggcttggtaccgagcgtactcactccgacgctcaagtcagtaaacttaaagagattaagttgtgtgttacttggcaaagtatattgtagagagataagggagtttataccagattaatagtgagtttatggatgaattgtggatccttttctcaatgaggattgaggagtatttatagactttcaccttttgtcacgtagtggccaagtggccaagtggctagcaggtggaaagactgtcctaccctcggccgagggacccatggcaggccggcgggcctggttaactccatgccgaggggtcttggatatgagtacgcggatgtgcctCTCGGTCGGCTAGTTGCCGgaaccgagacccaagtgacaggccggcaggccgtgtcggttaggctgttatATACGTTGACTTgatgtggatatctttgaccttgctcaatatgttgactcggtcagcgggtgcagaatatgccccatcaatttgcccccagcgtagtctatgccgtggtatggaccttcgatgagtgttgagcgtattctgcgcaagttgaatttcttccccgacttcttcttcctcggcttggttctgttcaggccgtaccatatcccccctccacatggatgtgtaatggacatccgatgtggaaacgaaaatggcgctggccgagaccaaggttgagagtgtcgtgtgcttttgattgcccccggcctgtcctgtctttgctttgttgatcagctggccgttagcaagtggataccaaggagcgtgttggagaagatacgtcgattggcattctgccaaggagcgtgtcaaagaagatttgtaattgtatgtcgattgacattccgtggctgcatgtctgacacgtggcttgacattgattggttgacgcttcatgggctttgccctgattggtccgtttcatgggctttgctctataaatagagcagttagcccgTAATTTTCCGCACAactttcattttctcaaaaaatttcttctctctagttttttttTCGAAgagtttctttctctctctaatttctcgaagcgttactcggtgtaacatttccttccaaggtaatcaaacaaattcttcaacttttatttgttaagtaattgttgtcatgtcttctgctgatgccggacccaATACCTCtccgccggggggcgaaccgtcgcatcctcATAAAGAGGAGCCACTTGTCGTCACCCCGATAAGGTTCGAGGGCcccaggtctccttctcctgaaattgatgagagctttttggagggtattgatgatgacgatgatgaggcgacTCCTTCTGTCGTAAAGAGGCCGCTTATTTCGTGGCACGGTGATGCCTGCTCTATCAGTCCTGATCGTgcctggacgaacaagttcgccagttgctccggttctgaactttttgaacaccattactccttcggcagggggtatagaattgttatccctgaggagggtcaggccgtctgttgccctcccgagggttgtatcggcgtatacatcagacacctggagtatgggctccggtttcctctgaatgaatacgtggCTGCCATAATTAAAGCTATGAATGTCGCCGtagcccaactgcatccgttggccatcaggacgattgttggctttgtatggttgtgtctatttaaaggggaggccccaacggtgaacctctttcgCCGGCTCGACCACCTTCGGGGGACTGTCCT from Silene latifolia isolate original U9 population chromosome 10, ASM4854445v1, whole genome shotgun sequence encodes:
- the LOC141606945 gene encoding uncharacterized protein LOC141606945, which gives rise to MTNDLIPTSSAATNTTNYSLIQVENPGQSISQVPFNGANYDDWSRAFLLAIMAKGKEGYIDGTITKPAETDASYKQWRATNALVTAWIFNSMEISVRRQISSRPEPKLLWVDIKNRFCQGNDPRVYQLQADLIACR